In the genome of Siniperca chuatsi isolate FFG_IHB_CAS linkage group LG17, ASM2008510v1, whole genome shotgun sequence, one region contains:
- the LOC122863936 gene encoding sodium bicarbonate cotransporter 3-like isoform X8: MDESLEQMRPLLRTGLDEEAIVDHGKTSFTTHTNYESEDLESHRAVYVGVHVPLGRESKRRHRHRGHKHHRKKKERDSEEGKEDGRESPTYDTPSQRVQFILGTEDDDLEHVPHDLFTELDELSFRDGSATEWKETARWLKFEEDVEDGGERWSKPYVATLSLHSLFELRSCILNGTVMLDMRANSIEEIADMVIDSMVASGQLKDDLCNKVREAMLKKHHHQNERKLSNRIPLVRSIADIGKKHSDPFLLERNGEGLSSSRLSLHKPGAASSVSNLSQRRESRVSVLLNHLLPSSSSNTGPSPGPSSFTPQNTPTFFRCSSQSPPCIHGAGLGPQGIPEVVVSPPEDDDPPNSAEEEAASLQLSRRASSASQGLELLPLEGPLVSRNSVPNNLDGNKAVERRPSKVGVSRESSSVDFSKVDMNFMKKIPPGAEASNVLVGEVDFLEKPIIAFVRLSPAVLITGLTEVPVPTRFLFLLLGPHGKGPQYHEIGRSMATLMTDEIFHDVAYKAKDRTDLLSGIDEFLDQVTVLPPGEWDPTIRIEPPKNVPSQLKRKRPSQPNGTASPGELEKEEDHHAGPELQRTGRIFGGLVLDVKRKLPFYWSDIRDSLSLQCLASILFLYCACMSPVITFGGLLGEATKGNISAIESLFGASLTGVAYSLFAGQPLTILGSTGPVLVFEKILFKFCNDYGLSYLSLRTSIGLWTAFLCLVLVATDASSLVCYITRFTEEAFAALICIIFIYEALEKLFHLGEHYPVNMHNNLDNLTLYSCQCSPPANVSDQLTQEWNQTGYSPDSIPWSSLNVSMCKILNGEFVGPACGHHGPYIPDVLFWSIILFFTTFFLSSFLKQFKTETYFPTKVRSTISDFAVFITIMIMVMVDYLMGIPSPKLNVPDRFEPTSKNRGWLMDPLGENPWWTLLVAALPALLCTILIFMDQQITAVIINRKEHKLKKGCGYHLDLLIVAIMLGVCSIMGLPWFVAATVLSISHVNSLKVESGCSAPGEQPKFLGIREQRVTGFMIFVLMGCSVFMTSALKFIPMPVLYGVFLYMGVSSLKGIQFFDRIKLFGMPAKHQPDLIYLRYVPLWKVHIFTLVQLTCLVLLWVIKASAAAVVFPMMVLALVFIRKLLDFCFTNRELSWLDDLMPESKKKKEDDKKKKAQEKLASNTVFIQEEESRLQDEEMGLKVSFEGSNLLSIPVKTLSGKSYRIGLVTHSLPMEEEPGEGGLR; encoded by the exons GGTCTAGATGAGGAAGCCATAGTTGACCATGGAAAGACCAGCTTCACCACTCACACAAACTATGAAAGTGAAGATTTGGAAA GCCACAGAGCAGTGTATGTAGGCGTCCATGTTCCCCTTGGCAGGGAGAGCAAACGGAGACATCGCCACCgaggacacaaacaccaccgcaagaagaaagagagagactctGAGGAGGGGAAAGAAGATGGCAGGGAATCCCCCACTTATG ACACACCATCCCAGCGGGTCCAGTTCATCCTGGGTACAGAGGATGATGACCTCGAGCACGTCCCCCATGACCTTTTCACTGAGCTGGACGAGCTGTCCTTCAGAGATGGCAGTGCCACTGAGTGGAAGGAGACTGCCAG ATGGTTGAAGTTTGAAGAGGATGTGGAAGACGGTGGGGAGAGGTGGAGTAAGCCCTATGTGGCTACGTTGTCACTACACAGCTTATTTGAACTGCGTAGCTGCATACTCAATGGCACAGTCATGCTGGATATGAGGGCCAACAGTATTGAGGAAATTGCAG ACATGGTGATAGACAGCATGGTGGCATCAGGCCAGCTGAAGGACGATTTGTGCAACAAGGTGCGGGAAGCCATGCTGAAGAAACACCACCACCAGAATGAGAGAAAGCTCAGCAATCGCATCCCTCTGGTGCGCTCCATTGCTGACATAGGCAAGAAACATTCTGACCCATTCTTGCTTGAAAGAAACG GAGAGGGCCTGTCCTCTTCACGCCTCTCTCTCCACAAGCCAGGGGCAGCCTCCTCTGTCTCCAACCTCTCCCAGAGACGAGAGTCCAGAGTCTCCGTCCTGCTCAACCATCTCCtgccctcttcttcctccaacACTGGGCCCTCCCCAGGCCCCTCATCCTTCACCCCTCAAAATACCCCCACTTTCTTCCGGTGTTCCTCCCAAAGCCCGCCATGTATCCATGGCGCAGGCCTTGGCCCTCAAGGCATCCCTGAGGTGGTGGTATCACCTCCTGAGGATGACGATCCACCGAactctgcagaagaagaggcagCATCACTACAGCTCAGTCGACGAGCATCCTCGGCATCCCAGGGCCTCGAGCTGCTGCCCTTAGAAG GACCGTTGGTGTCTCGCAATTCTGTCCCAAACAACCTGGATGGCAACAAGGCAGTGGAGAGGAGGCCATCCAAAGTAGGGGTCAGTAGAGAAAGCAGCAGTGTCGACTTCAGCAAG GTGGACATGAATTTCATGAAAAAGATTCCTCCAGGTGCTGAAGCTTCCAACGTACTGGTGGGAGAAGTGGATTTCCTGGAGAAGCCCATAATTGCCTTTGTACGACTGTCCCCAGCAGTCCTTATCACAGGCCTCACAGAGGTGCCTGTGCCCACAAG GTTTCTTttcctgcttttgggtcctcATGGCAAAGGGCCTCAGTACCATGAGATCGGCAGATCCATGGCCACACTAATGACAGATgag ATTTTCCACGATGTGGCATACAAGGCCAAAGACCGAACGGATCTCCTCTCGGGAATAGATGAGTTCCTTGATCAAGTGACTGTTCTGCCTCCTGGAGAATGGGACCCCACAATCCGGATTGAGCCCCCCAAAAATGTCCCATCTCAA CTAAAGAGGAAGAGACCGTCTCAGCCCAATGGCACTGCGTCTCCAGGAGAgctggaaaaggaggaggaccATCACGCAGGGCCTGAGCTGCAGAGGACCGGGAG GATATTTGGAGGTCTGGTCCTGGACGTCAAGCGGAAGTTACCATTCTACTGGAGCGACATCAGGGACTCCCTCAGTCTGCAGTGTCTAGCCTCCATCCTGTTCCTCTACTGCGCCTGCATGTCCCCTGTCATCACATTTGGAGGTCTGCTTGGGGAGGCAACAAAAGGCAACATA AGTGCCATAGAGTCTCTATTTGGGGCCTCACTGACAGGAGTGGCATACTCCCTCTTCGCAGGCCAGCCCCTCACTATTCTTGGCAGTACAGGACCTGTTTTAGTGTTTGAGAAGATCCTCTTCAAGTTCTGCAA TGACTATGGCCTTTCCTACCTGTCGCTGCGGACCAGCATTGGTCTATGGACAGCCTTCCTGTGTCTGGTCCTGGTGGCCACAGATGCTAGTTCCCTGGTCTGCTACATCACCCGATTCACAGAGGAGGCCTTTGCTGCACTCATCTGCATCATCTTCATCTACGAGGCTCTAGAGAAGCTCTTTCACCTGGGAGAACACTACCCCGTCAACATGCACAACAACTTGGACAACCTTACCCTGTATTC GTGTCAGTGCTCTCCACCAGCCAATGTCTCAGATCAGCTCACGCAGGAGTGGAACCAGACAGGATACAGCCCAGACTCCATCCCATGGAGCAGCCTCAATGTTTCG ATGTGTAAGATACTCAATGGGGAGTTTGTGGGTCCTGCCTGCGGTCATCATGGGCCCTACATCCCAGATGTTCTCTTCTGGTCTATTATCCTCTTCTTCAccacctttttcctctcttccttccttaaGCAGTTCaagacagagacatattttcccACCAAG GTGCGATCCACCATCAGCGACTTTGCTGTGTTCATAACCATCATGATCATGGTGATGGTGGACTATCTAATGGGGATCCCCTCTCCTAAACTTAATGTCCCTGACCGCTTTGAG CCAACTTCAAAGAACCGAGGCTGGCTGATGGACCCCTTAGGAGAAAATCCCTGGTGGACGCTTCTGGTGGCAGCACTTCCTGCCTTGCTCTGCACCATCCTCATCTTTATGGACCAGCAGATCACTGCAGTCATCATCAACCGCAAGGAGCACAAGCTCAAG AAAGGTTGCGGCTATCACCTGGACTTGCTGATAGTGGCAATTATGCTGGGTGTGTGCTCCATTATGGGCCTGCCGTGGTTCGTGGCTGCAACAGTCCTGTCCATCTCCCACGTTAACAGCCTGAAGGTGGAGTCCGGCTGCTCCGCTCCAGGAGAGCAGCCCAAGTTTCTGGGTATCCGGGAGCAGCGAGTCACTGGATTCATGATCTTTGTCCTCATGGGTTGTTCTGTTTTCATGACCTCAGCGCTCAAG TTTATTCCTATGCCAGTCCTGTATGGAGTCTTTCTCTACATGGGTGTCTCTTCCCTCAAAGGCATTCAA TTCTTTGACAGAATCAAGCTGTTCGGCATGCCTGCCAAGCACCAGCCTGATCTGATCTATCTGCGCTATGTGCCGCTGTGGAAGGTGCATATCTTCACCCTGGTGCAGCTCACCTGTTTGGTGCTGCTCTGGGTCATCAAGgcctctgcagcagctgttgtGTTTCCCATGATG GTTCTGGCGCTGGTCTTTATCCGAAAGCTTCTAGACTTTTGCTTCACCAATAGAGAGCTGAGCTGGCTGGATGACTTGATGCCAGAaagcaagaagaagaaagaggacgataagaaaaaaaaagcacaagaaaAGCTG GCTtccaatactgttttcattcaggaAGAAGAGTCCAGACTGCAGGACGAAGAGATGGGGCTGAAGGTCAGCTTTGAAGGCTCCAACCTGCTCAGCATCCCAGTGAAGACACTCTCAGGGAA ATCATACAGAATAGGACTAGTGACCCACAGCCTCCCAATGGAAGAAGAG CCAGGAGAAGGTGGCCTGCGTTAG
- the LOC122863936 gene encoding sodium-driven chloride bicarbonate exchanger-like isoform X5, which translates to MDESLEQMRPLLRTGLDEEAIVDHGKTSFTTHTNYESEDLESHRAVYVGVHVPLGRESKRRHRHRGHKHHRKKKERDSEEGKEDGRESPTYDTPSQRVQFILGTEDDDLEHVPHDLFTELDELSFRDGSATEWKETARWLKFEEDVEDGGERWSKPYVATLSLHSLFELRSCILNGTVMLDMRANSIEEIADMVIDSMVASGQLKDDLCNKVREAMLKKHHHQNERKLSNRIPLVRSIADIGEGLSSSRLSLHKPGAASSVSNLSQRRESRVSVLLNHLLPSSSSNTGPSPGPSSFTPQNTPTFFRCSSQSPPCIHGAGLGPQGIPEVVVSPPEDDDPPNSAEEEAASLQLSRRASSASQGLELLPLEGPLVSRNSVPNNLDGNKAVERRPSKVGVSRESSSVDFSKVDMNFMKKIPPGAEASNVLVGEVDFLEKPIIAFVRLSPAVLITGLTEVPVPTRFLFLLLGPHGKGPQYHEIGRSMATLMTDEIFHDVAYKAKDRTDLLSGIDEFLDQVTVLPPGEWDPTIRIEPPKNVPSQLKRKRPSQPNGTASPGELEKEEDHHAGPELQRTGRIFGGLVLDVKRKLPFYWSDIRDSLSLQCLASILFLYCACMSPVITFGGLLGEATKGNISAIESLFGASLTGVAYSLFAGQPLTILGSTGPVLVFEKILFKFCNDYGLSYLSLRTSIGLWTAFLCLVLVATDASSLVCYITRFTEEAFAALICIIFIYEALEKLFHLGEHYPVNMHNNLDNLTLYSCQCSPPANVSDQLTQEWNQTGYSPDSIPWSSLNVSMCKILNGEFVGPACGHHGPYIPDVLFWSIILFFTTFFLSSFLKQFKTETYFPTKVRSTISDFAVFITIMIMVMVDYLMGIPSPKLNVPDRFEPTSKNRGWLMDPLGENPWWTLLVAALPALLCTILIFMDQQITAVIINRKEHKLKKGCGYHLDLLIVAIMLGVCSIMGLPWFVAATVLSISHVNSLKVESGCSAPGEQPKFLGIREQRVTGFMIFVLMGCSVFMTSALKFIPMPVLYGVFLYMGVSSLKGIQFFDRIKLFGMPAKHQPDLIYLRYVPLWKVHIFTLVQLTCLVLLWVIKASAAAVVFPMMVLALVFIRKLLDFCFTNRELSWLDDLMPESKKKKEDDKKKKAQEKLASNTVFIQEEESRLQDEEMGLKVSFEGSNLLSIPVKTLSGNFDSDPLVVNISDDMAKTAAWKAVNSSAESCALPVKRSGSQEKVACVRVDVRPDTPGGGSTAETFL; encoded by the exons GGTCTAGATGAGGAAGCCATAGTTGACCATGGAAAGACCAGCTTCACCACTCACACAAACTATGAAAGTGAAGATTTGGAAA GCCACAGAGCAGTGTATGTAGGCGTCCATGTTCCCCTTGGCAGGGAGAGCAAACGGAGACATCGCCACCgaggacacaaacaccaccgcaagaagaaagagagagactctGAGGAGGGGAAAGAAGATGGCAGGGAATCCCCCACTTATG ACACACCATCCCAGCGGGTCCAGTTCATCCTGGGTACAGAGGATGATGACCTCGAGCACGTCCCCCATGACCTTTTCACTGAGCTGGACGAGCTGTCCTTCAGAGATGGCAGTGCCACTGAGTGGAAGGAGACTGCCAG ATGGTTGAAGTTTGAAGAGGATGTGGAAGACGGTGGGGAGAGGTGGAGTAAGCCCTATGTGGCTACGTTGTCACTACACAGCTTATTTGAACTGCGTAGCTGCATACTCAATGGCACAGTCATGCTGGATATGAGGGCCAACAGTATTGAGGAAATTGCAG ACATGGTGATAGACAGCATGGTGGCATCAGGCCAGCTGAAGGACGATTTGTGCAACAAGGTGCGGGAAGCCATGCTGAAGAAACACCACCACCAGAATGAGAGAAAGCTCAGCAATCGCATCCCTCTGGTGCGCTCCATTGCTGACATAG GAGAGGGCCTGTCCTCTTCACGCCTCTCTCTCCACAAGCCAGGGGCAGCCTCCTCTGTCTCCAACCTCTCCCAGAGACGAGAGTCCAGAGTCTCCGTCCTGCTCAACCATCTCCtgccctcttcttcctccaacACTGGGCCCTCCCCAGGCCCCTCATCCTTCACCCCTCAAAATACCCCCACTTTCTTCCGGTGTTCCTCCCAAAGCCCGCCATGTATCCATGGCGCAGGCCTTGGCCCTCAAGGCATCCCTGAGGTGGTGGTATCACCTCCTGAGGATGACGATCCACCGAactctgcagaagaagaggcagCATCACTACAGCTCAGTCGACGAGCATCCTCGGCATCCCAGGGCCTCGAGCTGCTGCCCTTAGAAG GACCGTTGGTGTCTCGCAATTCTGTCCCAAACAACCTGGATGGCAACAAGGCAGTGGAGAGGAGGCCATCCAAAGTAGGGGTCAGTAGAGAAAGCAGCAGTGTCGACTTCAGCAAG GTGGACATGAATTTCATGAAAAAGATTCCTCCAGGTGCTGAAGCTTCCAACGTACTGGTGGGAGAAGTGGATTTCCTGGAGAAGCCCATAATTGCCTTTGTACGACTGTCCCCAGCAGTCCTTATCACAGGCCTCACAGAGGTGCCTGTGCCCACAAG GTTTCTTttcctgcttttgggtcctcATGGCAAAGGGCCTCAGTACCATGAGATCGGCAGATCCATGGCCACACTAATGACAGATgag ATTTTCCACGATGTGGCATACAAGGCCAAAGACCGAACGGATCTCCTCTCGGGAATAGATGAGTTCCTTGATCAAGTGACTGTTCTGCCTCCTGGAGAATGGGACCCCACAATCCGGATTGAGCCCCCCAAAAATGTCCCATCTCAA CTAAAGAGGAAGAGACCGTCTCAGCCCAATGGCACTGCGTCTCCAGGAGAgctggaaaaggaggaggaccATCACGCAGGGCCTGAGCTGCAGAGGACCGGGAG GATATTTGGAGGTCTGGTCCTGGACGTCAAGCGGAAGTTACCATTCTACTGGAGCGACATCAGGGACTCCCTCAGTCTGCAGTGTCTAGCCTCCATCCTGTTCCTCTACTGCGCCTGCATGTCCCCTGTCATCACATTTGGAGGTCTGCTTGGGGAGGCAACAAAAGGCAACATA AGTGCCATAGAGTCTCTATTTGGGGCCTCACTGACAGGAGTGGCATACTCCCTCTTCGCAGGCCAGCCCCTCACTATTCTTGGCAGTACAGGACCTGTTTTAGTGTTTGAGAAGATCCTCTTCAAGTTCTGCAA TGACTATGGCCTTTCCTACCTGTCGCTGCGGACCAGCATTGGTCTATGGACAGCCTTCCTGTGTCTGGTCCTGGTGGCCACAGATGCTAGTTCCCTGGTCTGCTACATCACCCGATTCACAGAGGAGGCCTTTGCTGCACTCATCTGCATCATCTTCATCTACGAGGCTCTAGAGAAGCTCTTTCACCTGGGAGAACACTACCCCGTCAACATGCACAACAACTTGGACAACCTTACCCTGTATTC GTGTCAGTGCTCTCCACCAGCCAATGTCTCAGATCAGCTCACGCAGGAGTGGAACCAGACAGGATACAGCCCAGACTCCATCCCATGGAGCAGCCTCAATGTTTCG ATGTGTAAGATACTCAATGGGGAGTTTGTGGGTCCTGCCTGCGGTCATCATGGGCCCTACATCCCAGATGTTCTCTTCTGGTCTATTATCCTCTTCTTCAccacctttttcctctcttccttccttaaGCAGTTCaagacagagacatattttcccACCAAG GTGCGATCCACCATCAGCGACTTTGCTGTGTTCATAACCATCATGATCATGGTGATGGTGGACTATCTAATGGGGATCCCCTCTCCTAAACTTAATGTCCCTGACCGCTTTGAG CCAACTTCAAAGAACCGAGGCTGGCTGATGGACCCCTTAGGAGAAAATCCCTGGTGGACGCTTCTGGTGGCAGCACTTCCTGCCTTGCTCTGCACCATCCTCATCTTTATGGACCAGCAGATCACTGCAGTCATCATCAACCGCAAGGAGCACAAGCTCAAG AAAGGTTGCGGCTATCACCTGGACTTGCTGATAGTGGCAATTATGCTGGGTGTGTGCTCCATTATGGGCCTGCCGTGGTTCGTGGCTGCAACAGTCCTGTCCATCTCCCACGTTAACAGCCTGAAGGTGGAGTCCGGCTGCTCCGCTCCAGGAGAGCAGCCCAAGTTTCTGGGTATCCGGGAGCAGCGAGTCACTGGATTCATGATCTTTGTCCTCATGGGTTGTTCTGTTTTCATGACCTCAGCGCTCAAG TTTATTCCTATGCCAGTCCTGTATGGAGTCTTTCTCTACATGGGTGTCTCTTCCCTCAAAGGCATTCAA TTCTTTGACAGAATCAAGCTGTTCGGCATGCCTGCCAAGCACCAGCCTGATCTGATCTATCTGCGCTATGTGCCGCTGTGGAAGGTGCATATCTTCACCCTGGTGCAGCTCACCTGTTTGGTGCTGCTCTGGGTCATCAAGgcctctgcagcagctgttgtGTTTCCCATGATG GTTCTGGCGCTGGTCTTTATCCGAAAGCTTCTAGACTTTTGCTTCACCAATAGAGAGCTGAGCTGGCTGGATGACTTGATGCCAGAaagcaagaagaagaaagaggacgataagaaaaaaaaagcacaagaaaAGCTG GCTtccaatactgttttcattcaggaAGAAGAGTCCAGACTGCAGGACGAAGAGATGGGGCTGAAGGTCAGCTTTGAAGGCTCCAACCTGCTCAGCATCCCAGTGAAGACACTCTCAGGGAA TTTTGATTCTGACCCCTTGGTTGTAAATATCTCTGATGACATGGCCAAAACCGCAGCGTGGAAAGCAGTGAACTCGAGTGCAGAGTCATGTGCTCTACCTGTGAAGCGTAGTGGAAG CCAGGAGAAGGTGGCCTGCGTTAGAGTAGACGTCAGACCAGATACACCTGGAGGGGGTTCCACTGCTGAGACCTTCCTGTGA